The following are encoded in a window of Vigna unguiculata cultivar IT97K-499-35 chromosome 8, ASM411807v1, whole genome shotgun sequence genomic DNA:
- the LOC114195569 gene encoding UDP-glycosyltransferase 92A1-like: protein MAEEAKNKKKHIVMVPIMAQGHIIPFLALARKIQHTAATTFTITIASTPLNIQHLKSALSSTSPNQIRLAELPFNSAQHGLPPNTENTEKLHFPQLVKFCHATLSLEAPLRSLISRITEEEGHPPLCIISDLFLGWVNKVANSVSTRNLTFTTCGAYGTLSYISIWSNLPHKKTHSDEFWVPGFPQNHRFHRTQLHRYLREADGTDDWSRFLIPQISHAMKSGGWICNTAEEIEPLGLQLLRKYLQLPVWAVGPLLPPPALRGSKHRSGKESSVTLEACMEWLDLKDENSVVYVSFGSQNTISASQMMALAEGLEKSERSFVWVIRPPVGFDIDGEFREEWLPKGFEEKMRDTKKGLLVQKWGPQLEILSHKSTGVFVSHCGWNSVLESLSNGVPMIGWPLAAEQMYNVKMLVEEMGVAVELTRTVETTICGDEVRKVIDMVTEKEGKGKEMKEKAKEIASHMRKAVTEKGEEKGSSVRAMDDLVMTILSPYSL from the exons ATGGCAGAAGAAGCAAAGAACAAGAAGAAACACATCGTGATGGTACCAATCATGGCACAAGGACACATCATCCCGTTCCTCGCACTAGCAAGAAAAATCCAACACACAGCAGCAACAACCTTCACCATCACCATAGCTTCCACCCCTCTCAACATTCAACACCTAAAATCTGCACTTTCTTCTACCTCTCCTAATCAAATTCGCCTAGCTGAATTACCCTTCAACTCTGCGCAACACGGTTTGCCACCGAACACAGAGAACACCGAGAAGCTTCATTTCCCTCAACTGGTAAAGTTCTGTCACGCAACACTCTCGCTCGAGGCTCCTCTTCGCTCCTTGATATCACGCATAACAGAAGAAGAGGGTCACCCTCCACTCTGCATCATATCTGACTTGTTCCTTGGCTGGGTTAACAAGGTCGCGAACAGTGTAAGTACTAGGAACCTCACCTTCACCACTTGCGGTGCTTATGGAACCTTGTCCTACATCTCTATCTGGTCTAACCTACCCCACAAGAAAACACACTCTGATGAGTTCTGGGTTCCGGGGTTCCCTCAGAACCACCGTTTCCACCGCACTCAATTGCATAGATATCTAAGAGAAGCTGACGGCACTGATGACTGGTCAAGATTCTTAATTCCACAGATTTCACACGCTATGAAGTCCGGTGGGTGGATTTGCAACACGGCTGAGGAGATAGAGCCTCTGGGGTTGCAGCTTTTGAGGAAGTATCTTCAGCTTCCTGTTTGGGCTGTGGG GCCACTCCTTCCACCTCCTGCACTCAGAGGCTCAAAACATCGCTCAGGAAAGGAATCTAGTGTGACTCTTGAAGCATGCATGGAGTGGCTGGATTTGAAGGATGAAAATTCTGTTGTGTATGTTTCTTTTGGATCGCAGAACACGATCAGTGCCTCCCAAATGATGGCGTTGGCTGAAGGGTTGGAAAAGAGTGAGAGATCGTTTGTTTGGGTTATAAGGCCACCCGTTGGTTTTGACATTGATGGAGAGTTCAGGGAAGAATGGTTGCCAAAAGGGTTTGAAGAGAAAATGAGAGATACCAAGAAAGGTTTGTTGGTGCAGAAATGGGGACCCCAATTGGAGATTCTGTCACACAAATCCACAGGAGTGTTTGTGAGCCATTGTGGATGGAACTCTGTGTTGGAGAGTCTTAGCAATGGGGTCCCAATGATTGGGTGGCCACTGGCTGCAGAACAAATGTACAATGTGAAGATGCTGGTGGAGGAAATGGGTGTGGCTGTGGAGCTCACTAGAACTGTGGAAACTACCATTTGTGGGGATGAAGTGAGGAAGGTGATAGACATGGTTACGGAGAAAGAAGGGAAAGGaaaggagatgaaggagaaggcgAAGGAGATTGCATCTCATATGAGGAAGGCCGTAACagagaaaggagaagaaaaaggtTCATCTGTAAGAGCAATGGATGATCTTGTTATGACCATTCTATCACCCTACTCTCTGTGA